A single window of Selenihalanaerobacter shriftii DNA harbors:
- a CDS encoding helix-turn-helix domain-containing protein has product MDYLNNTPKSRKNKHLNAYERGQIALLHSEGMSAYAIAKRLGRASNTIRNELKRGTVSQIK; this is encoded by the coding sequence ATGGACTACTTAAATAATACACCAAAATCTCGAAAAAATAAACACCTAAATGCTTATGAGCGTGGTCAAATTGCATTATTACATTCCGAAGGAATGTCTGCTTATGCTATTGCAAAACGCTTAGGTAGAGCTTCTAATACGATTAGAAACGAGTTAAAGCGTGGCACAGTTTCTCAAATTAAAG